The DNA segment AAGAGAAATCGGACAAGGACCGGTCCCGGATATATCCTTTGAGAAGGAGATATATTGGGAAAAAGCCCGTGAAGAGATTTATGTTTTCATTATGAATTCCGGATCGCGAATCAAGCCGGACACGGCCGATTTAATTGCCGCCGCGATAGTCGAAAACGCGCAATACTCGGATCTGAATCCATACGTAATAGCGGCTGTAATATTCGCTGAAAGCAGATTCAGGCACGACGCCGTGGGATCGTCAGGAGACGCGGGCCTCATGCAGATAATTCCGTCCACGGCCAAGCTGATTTCAGAGGCCGTGTCACAGACCCCGTACAACATAAAAGACATAGAAACCAACGTGAAGTTCGGATGCTGGTATCTTTCTGCGATGAAGACGAGATACGGCGGAAATTATGTGCAAATCCTTGGAATGTACAACCAGGGAGGAGACTGGAGGGGAGCAGGCGAAAGGTATGCTCAAAACGTTATAAGACAAGCCGAAGAGCAGGGATTGCCTTTGGGTTTGCTTATTTTGTACGACGAAATGAATGTTCAAAAAAACGCCGATGATTTATTAGAACTGAACAAAAAAAGTTAATTTTAAATATTGTTGTGATATTATAAAAGGCATGAAAAAAATTGTTATTAAACTCGCTGTTTGCTCTGGGGGACAGACGGGAATAGACAGAGCGGCTCTCGACGCCGCAGTCGAGATCGGGCTGTTGACGGGAGGATGGTGCCCCAAAGGCAGAAAAGCCGAAGACGGTAAGGTCCCTGCAAAATACAGAATGATAGAGACTCCGACTTCTCATTACTGGGAAAGGACAAGGCTGAACGTAATTCAGAGCGACGCGACCCTGGTGGTGACGAAAAAAGAATGCAGAAACAGCGCAGGAACCAATCTCACGTTGAAATACGCCAAACAGTACAAAAAACCTCACAAAGTCTGTAAAATCGGAACCGGTGAAATAAAAGAAACGGTGAACTGGCTCGCTAAAATCAGACCATCTATTTTAAACATCGCAGGGCCGAGAGAATCCCATTCACCAGGAATCTACAATGAAGCCAAAGAATACATCAAAGCTGTCCTTGAAAATTACGTCTCCTCTAGATGAGATATGTTTCATAGGAGACGCTCATTTCGGCTCGGAAGCTACCGAGAAAGAAATCCTCAAAAAAAAGCTATTCTCGGGATTGTTAGAGCGACTTTCTGAAAAAAATATCCCGGTGATATTTAACGGCGATATTTTTGATTTTCTGTTTGATTACGGAAAGTTCATCGAAGTCGACAACATGAAAATTCTCATAGAGATATTTCAGCTTTCGAAAAAGTGTCCGAATGTGGTTTTTGTTCTCGGAAACCATGACCTGTGGGGTAAAAAGCTGATCGAAGAAAGCACGGGAATCAAATGCTGTGAGGAACTTGAACTGGATTTCAACGGGAAAAAATTCTGGGTGTCTCACGGCGAAACTATAGACAAAAACACCCCCGGGGACAAATTTGCGCGTTTTGTCCTCAGAAATAAAGGCAGTATTTTTCTTTTCAGAACTATACATCCCAAAATCGGACTCGTTTTGGCGAGAGCTATTTCAAAAATGAGCAGGGGAAGATCAAAAAAATTGAATTTTACTTTTGAAAAATACATCAGGTTCGCAAAAATCAAATGGAACCAGGATTTTGATTACGTCTTGCTGGGACATCTCCACAAACCGTTTATATACAGCGAAAGCGGCAAAAAACTAGGAATAATAGGAGACTGGATAAACCATAACACCGTAATATTTTATAAAAAAGGATACCTTTTCCATAAAATCGTCGGCTGAATTCTCTACGACAGAATATGTATCGCCAAACCACTCCTGAGTTTGGGTTCAAACCATGTTGATTTCGGCGGCATCGTTTTCCCGCTGTCGGCAATGGCTATAAGCTCTTCAATGCTGACCGGATAGAGAGAAAAAGCGACTGCGAACTTTCCGCTGTCTACCAATCTTTTCAATTCTACGACGCCTCTTATCCCGCCGATGAAATCCACCCGTTTATCTGTGCGGGGGTCTGCAATGCCGAGAATGGGGTCGAGTATATTTTTTTGAAGTATATTGACATCGAGAAGCTCCAGAGGATCTTTGGAGCCGAGAAGCACTTTTCTGGTTCTGAGAGAGTAAAATTCACCGTCCAGATACATCAGAAAACAATGCATTTCGGAAGGTTTGCATTTTTCCGGATCAGGACAGTTTATTTTACCGATTTCGAAAGATTTTTCTATCTCTTTGAGAAAGCTGTTTTTATCTCTTCGGTTCAGGTCTTTGACAACCCGGTTGTAATCAATTATGTTCATTTGATTGTGAGGAAATATGACTGACAGAAAGAAATTGTACTCTTCATCGCCCGTGTGAGAGGTATTTTTTTCCCTGTACAAGGCTCTCGCACGTACGGCAGACGCACTCCGGTGATGTCCGTCGGCGACATAGAGAGTGCCGATTTTCATGAAACTGTTTCTCAGAAATTCGACGTCTTTTTTATCCGAAACCCGCCAAAAAGTATGCGCTATCCCGTCTTCTGTCCTGAAGTCGTACAGGGGAGGTTTTGTTTTGACGAAAGAAAAGACAAATTCGTCAATTTCTTTTCGGGCCAGGTATGTTAGAAAAACAGGGCCGGTATTGGCGTTCAAAGACAATATGTGCTTTAATCGGTCGTTTTCTTTGTCTTTTCTTGTCAGTTCGTGTTTTTTTATTACGTCTGCTTCGTAATCGTCGGCGCTGGCGCAAGCCACAATTCCGATTTGGCTGTGGTCCCCCATTATTTGTCTGTAAAGATAATAGTTTGCTTCCTCTTCCATTGCAAGCCAGCCTTTTTCGAGGAATTTCTTCATGTTTTCCGCGCCTTTTTCATACACCTTGTCGTCGTAAAGATCTATGGAAGGATCAAGATCGATTTCGGGTTTTGTGATGTGAAGGAAAGCGAGTTCATTGCCGCCGGCAATATGCCTTGCTTCTTCAGACGATATCACGTCGTAGGGGAAGGAAGCGACTTTGTCTGCGATTTCGGCGGGCGGTCTGACGGCCCTGAAAGGTCTCACGTCTGCCATTTATTTCTCCTGCTAAGATTTGGTGAAGACAACTTATGTTTTAAATTGAGAGATTATGACTGCTTATTATCTGAAAAATCCTTTTTTATGTTTTCTTCTCGATATTCTTCTTGATCTTTCTTCTTCGGTCTCTTTGCCGACGGGCTTTTCTTCTTCCACATCTTCTTCCTCTTCGTAAAGGTCGTCGAGCTGATCTTCCATGAGAGGCGGTTCATTGTTTTCCTGTTTTTCACCGGAGTTGTCCGATACTTTCGCAAGGCCTGTTCTTATAAGCGAATATACAATTTTGGCCGTTTCGAGCTGAGAAAAACCGGTGGTTAATGAAAGCTCCTTCAAACTTTTCAAGTCGTCTACCTGAGCCGCAATTATCCATTGGGGAGGAGAAACTTTCACCTCTTTGACGGAAGGGTCGGGAATAAGTTTGACGGACAGGTTCAGATCGGGTATCGCTTTGGTTATTTCTTCCCATTCCTTGAGCTGAGACTGCAGAGACTCGTAAGCATTGTCAATGGGAAGATCAAAATGGCTGTTTCGAATATTTTCTGAAGGTACGAATTCAAAAGCTCCGTCTTTCAGCTGAAACAGGTTAAAAAGAGCTACTTCCCCGCTGTTCTCGTCTCCGTCCATGGCGTAAACAATTGCCGAGCCTTTAAAGTGTATCTCACCCATGACTTTATCGGAGACAATCTTCAAAATACCGTTTTTGTTGCTCATTTTTATAAACTGAAGAATAGTCGGTATTTCGAAATCCGTAAGTTTACCGCTCAATGCCGCCATGTGACCTCCTTTAAAGAGAAAGTGTCAAGGTAATGACATGCGCCTGACCGAGGCTGGACGTGTAAGGTACGAAGGCGTAGTCGAAGGTGATGTTTTTCCACAGGTAACCGAATCCGGCGGTGAAAGATTGAGTGTCGTAATTGAACTTTCCGCCGAATCTCAGTGAAAAATGGCTCGAATGGGTAATTTCCGCTCCCGCGTCAACCCGCAATCTGACATCCGGCGATTTCCATACGTCGAGAGCCAGGCATTCCTGCATATTCCAGACAGATGGAAGAGTAAAAGCAAATCCTGCTCTCCAAGTGAGAGGAAGCCTGGACAAAGTTTTTGAATCTTTGATCATCGAATATTTCGGGCCCAGGTTTTCAAGAGTTGCTCCGAATTTCAACCTGTCGAACGGACGATAAAGAACGCCGAAATCAAACGCGTAAACAGTTGCGCTGTATTCGAATATCCTTTCGTGGATTATTTTGGTTCTGAGTCCAACAGACATGTCGCTGTACAATCTGTAAGCGCCGGAAAGGGAAGCCGAGAAATCGAAAGCGCTGAAATCACCCTGTGATTCACCGGGACCCGTCCTGTACTCCATTCCGCCGACGAAAAGGCCGCTCGCAGAGAAACCGATCGCTTTTCCGGAACCGGAAAACAAGAATCCGGCGAACTCCTGATGTATGCCCTGAACGAGGTTCTGATGATTGAATACGAAGCTTTTTTGCGGTTCGGGCGTGAGCATTTTTGCCGGATTGCTGTAAACACCGCCTGCCCCTTCGTTCACCGCTGCGCTCGTTCCACCCATGGCTGCTTGTCTGGCCGAAACAGGGAGTTTAAGAAAAGACATGCCTATGCCTGTTTCCTCTTTTTCAAAAGTCTTCTCATACCATTCCGAAAAACCGTCGGAAAAAATCATCTGGGAATTTATTATAAGCAATATGATTATCGCAGTCGTCCGCTTCAAAATCATTTAATTCACTCTCCTATGATGTTGCTTGATTCATTTAAAAAGCCGTTTCTTTTTGCTCCTTCATCTATATATTCACTGACAGCTTTGACGAGATTTTTCAAATGTGACTTCCTCGGTTGAGTCATGTCTATCCATTCCTGAACGAGATCGTCAAAGTAGTATTCTATCCAAGAACCGGCTATATTCGAAGCTGAATCTTTAACTTTTTTGACGATTTCGTTGAGGCCGCTTTCAGTCAGCATCTGCTCTGCGGCGATTTTTTTTGTCTTTTTTTCTTCAATCGTGCTC comes from the candidate division WOR-3 bacterium genome and includes:
- a CDS encoding putative molybdenum carrier protein → MKKIVIKLAVCSGGQTGIDRAALDAAVEIGLLTGGWCPKGRKAEDGKVPAKYRMIETPTSHYWERTRLNVIQSDATLVVTKKECRNSAGTNLTLKYAKQYKKPHKVCKIGTGEIKETVNWLAKIRPSILNIAGPRESHSPGIYNEAKEYIKAVLENYVSSR
- a CDS encoding DUF4388 domain-containing protein, whose protein sequence is MAALSGKLTDFEIPTILQFIKMSNKNGILKIVSDKVMGEIHFKGSAIVYAMDGDENSGEVALFNLFQLKDGAFEFVPSENIRNSHFDLPIDNAYESLQSQLKEWEEITKAIPDLNLSVKLIPDPSVKEVKVSPPQWIIAAQVDDLKSLKELSLTTGFSQLETAKIVYSLIRTGLAKVSDNSGEKQENNEPPLMEDQLDDLYEEEEDVEEEKPVGKETEEERSRRISRRKHKKGFFR
- a CDS encoding metallophosphoesterase, producing the protein MKPKNTSKLSLKITSPLDEICFIGDAHFGSEATEKEILKKKLFSGLLERLSEKNIPVIFNGDIFDFLFDYGKFIEVDNMKILIEIFQLSKKCPNVVFVLGNHDLWGKKLIEESTGIKCCEELELDFNGKKFWVSHGETIDKNTPGDKFARFVLRNKGSIFLFRTIHPKIGLVLARAISKMSRGRSKKLNFTFEKYIRFAKIKWNQDFDYVLLGHLHKPFIYSESGKKLGIIGDWINHNTVIFYKKGYLFHKIVG
- a CDS encoding PorV/PorQ family protein; protein product: MILKRTTAIIILLIINSQMIFSDGFSEWYEKTFEKEETGIGMSFLKLPVSARQAAMGGTSAAVNEGAGGVYSNPAKMLTPEPQKSFVFNHQNLVQGIHQEFAGFLFSGSGKAIGFSASGLFVGGMEYRTGPGESQGDFSAFDFSASLSGAYRLYSDMSVGLRTKIIHERIFEYSATVYAFDFGVLYRPFDRLKFGATLENLGPKYSMIKDSKTLSRLPLTWRAGFAFTLPSVWNMQECLALDVWKSPDVRLRVDAGAEITHSSHFSLRFGGKFNYDTQSFTAGFGYLWKNITFDYAFVPYTSSLGQAHVITLTLSL
- a CDS encoding transglycosylase SLT domain-containing protein is translated as MKKITGLFVAVLSTGILAFQIFNSLPKTREIGQGPVPDISFEKEIYWEKAREEIYVFIMNSGSRIKPDTADLIAAAIVENAQYSDLNPYVIAAVIFAESRFRHDAVGSSGDAGLMQIIPSTAKLISEAVSQTPYNIKDIETNVKFGCWYLSAMKTRYGGNYVQILGMYNQGGDWRGAGERYAQNVIRQAEEQGLPLGLLILYDEMNVQKNADDLLELNKKS
- a CDS encoding DUF1015 domain-containing protein, with product MADVRPFRAVRPPAEIADKVASFPYDVISSEEARHIAGGNELAFLHITKPEIDLDPSIDLYDDKVYEKGAENMKKFLEKGWLAMEEEANYYLYRQIMGDHSQIGIVACASADDYEADVIKKHELTRKDKENDRLKHILSLNANTGPVFLTYLARKEIDEFVFSFVKTKPPLYDFRTEDGIAHTFWRVSDKKDVEFLRNSFMKIGTLYVADGHHRSASAVRARALYREKNTSHTGDEEYNFFLSVIFPHNQMNIIDYNRVVKDLNRRDKNSFLKEIEKSFEIGKINCPDPEKCKPSEMHCFLMYLDGEFYSLRTRKVLLGSKDPLELLDVNILQKNILDPILGIADPRTDKRVDFIGGIRGVVELKRLVDSGKFAVAFSLYPVSIEELIAIADSGKTMPPKSTWFEPKLRSGLAIHILS